A window of Castanea sativa cultivar Marrone di Chiusa Pesio chromosome 8, ASM4071231v1 genomic DNA:
CCCTCCCCTTGTAAGCCAgttttcaagggtgagttctacccATGGATACCTAACATGGACACAATGCCAAGGTTTGAGGATGTTGTTCGAGAAGAAAGATCATAGGTTTCGATCAAACAacccctttttatttttgtttatttcttggAATTTAaggtttggtttgtgtttgatgGGGATTTGGAGGGTTTAGAAAAGTATGCATGCTATGTGTTTGTTGAATGTTctaaatgaaaatgtaaaatctCATTTTGGGTTTGTTTATTTAGCTATGTTTTCCTCATGACTACATTGACCTGTAAAATTTGATGTGTccctaaaattattatttttaagtgcCTAAGTACTACTTTTGGGGTGGGAGCTTTCGTCTCCTTACTCCTTCTCCTTaattacttaacaaaaaaaaaaagtttcatttggGTAAATTCTAGATTGAGTAGTAAATAAATGAGTATTGGCTGTCAGGATTAAGTTGCCTTGCCACAATTTAAAAGTGCGGCATGATGGTGGAAATGGTTATAGAGAGTGAATGTCAGAAACCATTATATCTCGAACAATGctacatatacaatatttttacaataaatttagtAATTAGTTATCAATATGGTATTGATTCTCTTCTGAATTATGTTTACCATTTACAGCTCATCATCTctaagattttgaaaaaaaaaaaaattgtgagttcagacttctctttttcttttctttgttttactGCCGAGTAAGAGTTCAAACTTATTATCATACCCCCTAAATGGTGTATTTCAACCTAACGGTTCTAGTGGTAAGTGGCTAAGTGCTCGTCCACTTCACCTTCATGGGTTTCAGTCACTGGTCACCACTAACTCCACGAtcctaatttgttttttattcataaaaaaaaaaaggaaaaaagaaaaagagaaggtgTATTAAAAGCtagtaaaaattttgttttaagtatTTATACATTCAAACAGTAATTGCCTGTTAgggtgttgtgttgtgttgtgttgtattttttttttttttagaagaagaagaaacactATCAAACAGTAATTGCCTATTAGTTTAAGTGTTTAACTACTGAGCTGCTTGGCGACACTTTTCACATGTTGTATAAATGACAATTGAAAAAGGTATAAATGACAATTGAAAAAGGAGAAAGGTTAAAAAAATGAGTTCAATTTTTGAAGGAATGTGAAGTACGTGCTTAGTAAACTGAAAGGTGATTACAATATTGTTTATAGGCCTAGTCAAACTGAAAGTTGATTGCAACATTGTTtatacaacaaaacaaacaaattcaaTAACTATCTCTGGCGTTTGGAGAgtatctctcttcttctttttttgatgagtgAAAAATCTTTAttaacaaagaaagagaaaaaaaaatacgacTAGCTACCAGCTTCATCCCACAATAGAGGCAAAACAAGGGGAACAACAGCCAATATCAAAGGaatcaaaaaaattacatgacaGAGACCACTTTGCTAGAGAATGGACTGCCATATTGGCTAATCTAGGGACCCAAGAGACAAAAACATTAGAAAGATCAAATAGCAGGATCTGCATCTCCATAACTTTGGACCTAATTCTCCAAGGGGAAGTTTGACTTGGATTAATATGAGCATCACAACAAATCTTGGAGTCAGTCATAATATAAATACCCTCAGCTTCCAACTTGGCTACCAATAACAAAGCCCATTTAACAGCTTCAGCTTGGAGAGAGAAGGTGGTATTCACCTTTTGTGAGCAAGCAAAGACCAACCTCCCTCTCCAATCTCTCACCACTACAGCAACAGCAGAAAATTTCAGACCAATTGCAACATCcacattaattttaattgagaaTCGCCTAGGAGGTGACCATGCATGAAGCAACTCTGTTGGTCTCACTAGAACCATCTTAGCAGATCTGGAATTTTTGAATTCAGCAAGAAGCCTCCCAATTCTAGAAGATAAGTCATCAATGCTTAGGGGGAGATTTTCAAAGTGAACTTGATTCCTCAACTTCCAAATTCCATCAAAAAGAGTAGctccaaacaacaaaaattcatttttcatatCAAGACTCAAAGTACCCAAGAAAGGGGGttagaaaagaaattgaatgagCTCTAAGGTTGAAGAAACCCCAAGAGCATCTGACCTCACTCCCCACTGTCTATTGAACCAAAGAGCCTTTGCCATCAGGCATAGAGCAAAAAGATGGATTGAGGACTTGACTTTTTCCTTACAAAGGGGACTTAGCTCATCTCCAATATCAAAAAATCTGGCTAAATTGGCCTTAGTAGGCAAGCCTTCAGCTGCAATTCTCCAGATTGGCAATTTAAGCCTTTCATGAAGATTGGTTttccaaatttgattccagagTGGCTCAGACAATTGACTAGATGAGAAACCCCAACAAATCCAATAAGCAAATTTAACAGTCAAATCTCCAGAGCTTGTGGGGGTCCATGTCCACCCATCCTCAAAAACACAAGAAGCTAATAGAATATTAAAAACTAATTCAATTTCTGAATCCTCAAACCATTGCTTCAGCTTATGAATATCCCAAGCATTATGATCAGAATTTAAAAGATGAGAAACCAGTAGTATCTCATCCGGGTTAACCCCAGCTTGGGGTTTAGAAATAAATCCCTAAAGATTTGGAATCCAAGGGTCATCCCAAATTCTTATGGTATTGCTATCATCAAGAATCATACAAGCTACATTAGAGAAGAGGTGCTTTACACCTTCTAAACTTTTCCAGATTGGAGAAGAATTACCTTGAGAGAGATGGAACAACCAATTGTGTCTGATTTTGTATTTATCTCTAAGAACATTAACACAAAGACAGTTCTTTCCAGACAAAATCCACCAGGCATGTTTTGATAGAAGGGCTTGGTTGAACTCCCATGACTTCCTAAAGCCCAAATCACCTTCCTTCAAAGGTCTACAAAAAGAAGACCAAGAAATAAGAGTTCAATAATGTCTAGACTCCGTTTTAGGATTCCACCAAAACCTTCGAACCACCGAATCTAATTGGTCACACAAATTCTTAGGGCATTGTAAAGTAGCCATGGTGTATGTTGGAATAGACTGTGCTACTAATTTTATTAGAATTGCTCTTCCTACCCAAGATAAATATTCACGTTTCCAGCCACTAAGTTTGCTCTCTGACCTGTCTTTCACCAGCCTGAGGTCTTAGGATCTGctcttagataaataaataaaaaagggggaTACCAAGATAGGTGGTGCATTGAGGGAGAGAATTGAGACCCCACCAACAATTTATTTGGTTGAGAAACTAAGAGCTAATACCTTTAGAGGGGAAGACACCAGATTTCTCCACACTAATTAATTGACTAGACcaagaacaatatttttcaaGGCACATTTTGAGCGAGGCAAGCTCAAAAATCTTGGCTTTGCAGAAAAGGATAACATCGTCCGCATAGCATAGTTTTGAAATAGCAAGAGCAGTGCATGCCACTTTCACTGGAGATATGTTTTTTCGATCCACCTCTCTATTGATTAACCTCATAAGAACCTCACTGCCTAGAATATATAGGTATGGAGAGAGAGGATTTCCCTGTCTGAGGCCACGACTAGGAACAAAGATTGGACAAATTCCCCGATTTAGTAGCAAGGAATATTGAATAGTGGAGATGcattgaaatattaaattatagaaTTTTTCACTAAAACCAAAAGTTTTAAGCACCCTCATTAAGAAGCTCCATTCCATTCTATCATAGGCCTTCTGAAAATTTAGTTTTATCCCCAAGAaacctttcttcttcatttGCTTGAAACTATGGACTATCTCTTGAGCAAGGACCACGTTCTCTGTGATCCATCCATTAGGGACAAAGGCAACTTGAGTTGGATCCACTAATCTATTCAAAAGAGGCCTAAGCCTACTCACTAggatttttgttataattttgtaGCACACATTGCAGAGACCAATGGATCAGAATTGGTTGAAATTGCAAGCCCCATTTCTCTTTGTAATGAGAGATATGTATGTTTGATTGAAGCTTTTTAGCATCCAGCCATTTTGAAAAAACTTTGCGTAGCAAGTACTACTTGATCCCCCACAACACCCCAGTAATGCATGTAAAAAAGAGCAAGGAAGCCATTAGAACCTAGGGCCTTCAAGGATTTCATCCCAAAAACCACCTTTGTAATTTCATCTCTAGAAGGGATTATGCAAAGCTCAACATTttcttcaacaaaaatatagggATTAATTAAGTTCTCCAACTCACCAAGGATTTGAGGATTACTAGACTAGTATAGAGAACTGAAACTTCCTTCAAAGTAATCTTGGATGTCAGCTCTATTATTGATCCAAGAGCCATCATCCAATTTAATTTCTGAGATACAATTTCTTCTCCTGCGAATAAGGGTAGATAAATGAAAGAATCTTGAATTCCTATCACCTTCTTTTAACCATAGTTCCCTAGATTTCTGCTTCCATCACAACTCTTCCTTGGTCAACCAATCATCAAGTTCAAGATTTAGAGTCATCTCTAGCTCTAGATTATTTTTTAGTTGGAGGTTTTTGTTGAATTTCAGCGATATTAGCTTGTAGGgctttaattctttctcttACAAGGCCAAAAACCTCCTTATTCCAAttctttaaatctttttttgtcTCTTCCAATTTACTTgcaaatcaaaacccatgagAACCCTCCACTTATGCTTGCCAAGCATTCTCAACCACAACTCTACTCCTTTCATCATTAGTCCACATCGCTTCAAATCTAAAAGGGCGGTTAAGGTTTTCGGGCTCCAGATGGGTGTCAAGCAAAATAGGGTTGTGGTCTGAATTTGCATTAGACAAATGCTTAACACCAGCCTTGGGAAAAAGAATTTGCCATTCTCGATCACAAAGACATTGATCAAGGCGTTCCTTAATATTTGCCAGACCTTCATGCCTTTTGACCAAGTGAAAGATGACCCATTAAAACCAAGGTCAATAGCTCCAGTGTTTGCCATGAAGTCCCTAAGACAATTAATAGAACTTTCAAGAATAGAGCACCCACTCCTTTTTTCATATGCCATCTTAATACAATTCAAGTCCCTTATGACTATCCAAGGTCTCGAAAAAGAGAGCACCATATTCTCAAGCATCTCCCAAAATATAGTCCTTTTATTTCTCCCCTAAGGCCCATAGATGGCAAATAGCAACCATGGcgaattgggggggggggtcagAATATACAAGAGCAGTAATCATATTTTTGTCAGAATACACAACTTCCAGCTCCACCCCCAATCTCCAAAATAAAGCAAGACCACTAGCTCAACCTACTGGCTCCACACAATAATAGTTAGCAAAATTTAATCtagattttatttgatttattcttGGAGATTTGGATTTAGTTTCTGACAAGAAGACTACCTCCGAGTTAGATTCACAGATAAGCTCCCTAAGACCCCTAACTGTCAAAGCTCTGCCTGCACCCTGACAGTTCCAAGCTAGGGTCCTCATGGTGACTTGGGGGGCATGATAAGGCCTGCCTCCTTAGCCATAGTAAGAGCAGAAGAATTATCACCAACCACAGGGTTATCAGAAGAGAGATTAAGGTTTCAGAGTTATTACCTTTCCCATTTTTGAATCGTACAGCATGAGAAACAGCTTTAGCTTTGGCTTGATCTTTCAAAGAGGTCCTCCTAGATGGGTGTCGACTAGAAGAGGCTACTGGGATGAGTTTAGGGGAAAGAAGTGAGTGTGGATTGCTTACAGAAAGTTGAAGGAGATTGTTAAGGGAAAATTGCAAGGAAGGAGCTTGTATAGaagtctttaattttttttttttttgacaaggaAATAGGGGAATTTGGTGGACTAGTTGAGCTTAATTTTCATTTACACTCTCTGAAGTAAGGGTGGGGATGGGCTTGAAGTGTGGATTTGGGGTCCATTGGAGGGGATTTTGGGTACAATGGAGGAAATTTGGTATTAGGTCTGATTATTGTGAAGGTTGGGTCTTTAGTAATAATACGAGTTGGGCTTTGTGTTGACTTGGATTCTAGGCCCATCCAAGGTGTCTGGTTCGGTGGGGTGTTAAAAGAAGGTCTATTTGGTTGATATGTAACTGAACTAGCGTGAGTCTCTAGGTTTCCCGTGGCATTTGAAAGGTGTGTAGTAGCCTCTTCAATACTAGTCCTATCAATCAACCCAGAACACAGCTCAAGAACATCAACCAAAAGGTCCTTGATGCCTTGCATTCCCCTCTCATCCATGGCATTTCAGGACCTTACTATTTTCGAGCAACTTCCTACCGTACCAAAATGGTGCTTCTTCTCCACCTGGTTACTGTCTTCTTTCATTACTAAACCTTTGTTGCTGAAAGCTTCTAACTTTAGACTAGGCTGAAACACATCATTATATGCACGAAGCCatcttccaaaaaaatttaaattgactCCCTCCTTTTGAAGTAATTGAACTCCCTTGTCTTGGAAATTTCTCTTATCATGCCACAAAATTCCACagctaaaacaaaaattaccaatttttTCATACGTGAATGGTATCCAAAGATTGGGGAGGTGTTCTCTTTCTAAAGAAAACCCAAGAACAAAAGGACAACTTACATCTACTTCTACCCTAACCCTGATATTTTTCCTCCAAACCCCAGTGGTTGGACTTATAAAGTCAATTTCTAAAGCATGTCCAGTTGTGCTCCCGATTTTAAGAagattttctttactttttccaTCAAGAGGAAGGCTGTGTACCTAAATCCAGAATTCTGAGGTTGAAAAATCCACCTCAGCAATACTGTGTTCTAAGCTGAAAcatttcaaaatcaaagcaTGTCTAACATTTGCATCATGTTTGAAATAGAACACAAAAACATTTCTGTCTACCACAGAGACTTCGACTTCATTTTAAACATTCCAAGCTTTTGTCTGAATTTCCATGACAAAGGCTTTAGGGAAGGATTTCTTTGAGAGGATTTTACCAATGGGAAGACGTTTAGAGGACTCTTTGGATGAGGGGTCCTCATTAagattgacatttttttttagccaaTTGAATTTAGATGCCTAGGAAGTAATTGAATCAACGTTTACCTCGTCCATGACACAAAGCCACAAACAAAAGGGAGGCAAACTAGGTAGACCAGAGAAACAAGATATAGGGAAGAATATAACAGGGACGCTGAATGAAGTGAGTCAtcaaaatggagagagagagagagaaagagagagagagagagagaaaaagaaggaaacacaAAGGACAACTTCATAGAGAAGACTGGACAAGGAAGATTAGAAAGGCATGATGCCCATTCTGGAGAGCATCTCTCTTTCTCGTATACGAAACTTAAATGTCACAAAagcaaataatcaaaattagaaTAGTCTTAGTTTTGCATATATACAAGATGAAAGGAACTCTATAAAAAAGTTgtaagcaaaatcaaaatatccttACACCACGCCTTTAGGCTGTCCAACATCATTTTGGGCCTGTTCAAAATATTTTGGGCATGGAAGCACAACTTgctaaaatataacaaatttggCTAGGGCAGCTCTTATGCGAGCACAATGTTGAGCAAATCAAATTAAAGGGTTTgcaaggctttttttttttagattaaaaaaaatctctagaTTGACCACTATTTAGGGATGGCCATACCCCTGGGTAATAGATATCCAACCCTACCCGATTCAAATGTTTCGGGTAATACCCGGTTCTTCATAGGTAAAGCCTAATCGAGTAAGGTATGGATATTACCCAAATTGTTCGGGTAGAGTATGGATATTATCCAAACCTAACccatattttttaaaggaaaaaccctaaatctctctCACCATCactcacattctctctctccgCCTCTCCTTAGTCCTTAccgtcacacacacacacactctctctctctctctcagagttCTCTAGTCTCTGCCTCTTCTCACCAACACCACCGCTTCTACTCTATTGGTTTCGTGTTATGGTGGGTTTGACGTTTTGGGAAGGTTCTATCACTAGTGAGTTTCCTTTTTCTAGATTGAATTTGTCAACTGGtgagtttttgttcttttcttgttgtttacttgtgttattttattgaatttatcGTCTAGGTGTGTGTTAGGTTTTGGtttcaaagtttaaattttgtaagctgagtatgtgtcaaattttgtttttgattgaattttatcaACTGGGTTTgtgttagatttggtttttgattgcatttaggtgttttttttttttttgccatgttTTCACCATCTTGTAGgatgttaaaatatttagttttgataGCTTCTTATTTGTAAACTATTCTTTTCTTATTAAGAATTGTTTCATATAAAGAAAagcaaattgagttttgaggaATTTGGCACAGTCAATGAGTTATTTTGAGGATAATCTTAGTGTTAATACATAATACGTATTAGTCGTGGGTGCATTTTTGTAAATGCAATTTAGTTGGTTACATTAGATGGAGAAGATTTTGGTGTTGGAAGTCACATTGACATAGGGTTACTGTAAgcatgaatttttatttactgTTAATTGGTGTACATAGCACCACTAAGGCATGGGAGAATGCATAAGTGATTGAATCTAGACTTTACACATGGAGCAGCTGTGAGAAAAGGGAGAAGAGAGGTTGGCTAAGAGATCTTGTCTTGGTTTGTGCTAAAGGCATGACTGCCTTGGAAAGGAAGTGAGATTTACACCTGACACGGTGCTCAAGCACTCACCAAAAAGGGATATAGTGACTTTCCAAGGTTAGAGGCTATGAGGACACCCCTTATTGGTTAAATGCACAATGAGTCACCTTAGAGACACGTGTACCAATCACAATATTCCTGATGTCCCTGTTGATGACCAATACTTGTCTCCCAAGCAATGGAAAAGCTACCTATCTACGAGTCCCAGTGCCACGTTGGCACAATTCTTATCCCTTAATTAGTAGATAATATGACAACTATGAAAAGATCCATAAGAGAAAATTACGACTTGACACCTGTCCTTTGTACTCAGCCATATTCTTCAGAGTATAAGAGGAACATGCAGCTGTGCTATTAAGGCAAGAACCCAAATAGATATTTTAAGATTAAAGTGGAGAGTTGGTAGGAGAGAAGGATAACCCGATTGTAAAACTGATCTCTTTTCATAAATAATACAAGCTGAGCAGGGCAAGAATGTTAAGTTCTTGCTCAAACCGTGGTTTTTTATCCCTTCTCTAGGGTTTTCCACGTACATCCTGTGTTGTTTTAGTAATCagttccttcttcttttttaaatgtgcTTTTTTTTCATGTCCTCTCAtcactttctttatttcttgtttgaaTTTCATGTCAAAGCTTGCATCTTTTCAATCTTTCTAATGTAAATGTACTGTTAGATAACTTATTTCACTTCCATATATAAGTTCAAATCTACGTACATTTTTGGCAACTTCACTGGGGATCTCTggttattttccttttaaaggGTGTTTTGTTGGGTTGTACACTTTTGTTTGTTGTCACTTTCTCCATGCTTCCGAGGAAGAAGGTGATTACTGGGATATTGACTGGTGTGGGTGAAAACCATCAGTCAAAACCAAGTACAGATCACATATCCATGCATTCTGAAGGCGCAGAATCTTCAGGTGGAACTGCTCATCATGAGAGCAGGGAGATCATGGCTACCATTGAAGACCTTCAGCACTGTCAAGCTGCTATGTGGGCAGAGTTCCAGTCCCTGCGTCAGGAGACAATCGTACCTCAGGCTCCTCAAGCTCCTCAAGGATCTCCTTATCTAACTAGGGAAGATTACAAGCTATTTTTTTGAAGCCAAGAAGATGGAAAGTGTTGTTTATGTTGATACCAGAACTTCTTATCCTGAAGAAATAGCTGGGACACCTTACCCTGCTAACTACACCCCTCCTATATTCCCTAAGTATGATGGCATAACAGGGAATGCTAGATAGCACATTAGACGATATGTAGATGTGCTGACGGCTCACTCTCATGACCACGAGTTGAGGCTCAGAGAGTTTTCTAAGTCTTTAGAAGGATGAGCTTTTACTTGGTATACTAGTCTTACACCAGGGTCAGTTCTAAGTTGGAAAAATTTGGCAACGCAActcatcaaaaaattatttgcttTGGATGAAAAGCTTACGTTGTCAGATCTACAACACGAGAAGCAAAGGGTGTCTGAGGGGTTGCTGGAATATATTCGTAGGTTCTAAAATCTCTCTTTGCTGAGTTATAACCCTGTGGTGGAGGAAAGGCTAGTGGACATTTGTATCGCAAGTATGTGGTATGAATACCAGCCTTACTTAGAGAATCTTCAGATCTCTAGTTTTACAAGGCTTGTAGAAGCTGCAAGGAAAACAAGTATGTTTTTTAGGAAACCTTCAAAAGGTTCAACTTCATAGTCTGTAAGTGCCCCTAGACAACcgtggaggagaaaaaataagaaagtggAGGTTGCTATGTCAGAAGAGCCTAAGAAGGTGGCCAAAAGGAAGAAGAGGGAGAAAGGTGGCATTCCCTCTCCTTTTACAGTGTCCACTGGAGAGTTGTATGGCATCCTAGAAGCTTGGGTGAAAGATGGTGTAGTGACATTGCCTAAATGTAAGCATGAACCTACAAAAGAGGAAAAGCAAAATCCACTTTATT
This region includes:
- the LOC142605775 gene encoding uncharacterized protein LOC142605775 produces the protein MAYEKRSGCSILESSINCLRDFMANTGAIDLGFNGSSFTWSKGMKGFISKPQAGVNPDEILLVSHLLNSDHNAWDIHKLKQWFEDSEIELVFNILLASCVFEDGWTWTPTSSGDLTVKFAYWICWGFSSSQLSEPLWNQIWKTNLHERLKLPIWRIAAEGLPTKANLARFFDIGDELSPLCKEKVKSSIHLFALCLMAKALWFNRQWGVRSDALGLRNQVHFENLPLSIDDLSSRIGRLLAEFKNSRSAKMVLVRPTELLHAWSPPRRFSIKINVDVAIGLKFSAVAVVVRDWRGRLVFACSQKVNTTFSLQAEAVKWALLLVAKLEAEGIYIMTDSKICCDAHINPSQTSPWRIRSKVMEMQILLFDLSNVFVSWVPRLANMAVHSLAKWSLSCNFFDSFDIGCCSPCFASIVG